A single genomic interval of Coccidioides posadasii str. Silveira chromosome 1, complete sequence harbors:
- a CDS encoding uncharacterized protein (EggNog:ENOG410Q5I5~COG:S), whose product MDAFPRRVSHAVVDLTPNQPPGAPSNQMLVENQAASAGQEVNRMPARFLSWVRIIISITCAPEHPGVNGGNGREFNFFDYIPRDMIGRRLESSNIRWEPAGRYFAGIRDRYHNVVLNSQVWDCQFCGEISKHLYMSGMPRLMDMRKWLVYAIPICRTLGPCDRKAVMLVDQIFRERFPRVAIPDGPCCEVCGFIHKLKQCTRCKMIQ is encoded by the coding sequence ATGGATGCTTTTCCCCGACGCGTTTCTCATGCTGTTGTTGACCTGACACCTAATCAACCTCCTGGGGCACCATCAAACCAAATGCTGGTAGAGAATCAGGCTGCTTCGGCGGGACAGGAAGTAAACCGCATGCCAGCACGTTTTCTTAGTTGGGTGCGAATCATCATCAGCATCACATGTGCTCCTGAGCATCCCGGCGTCAACGGTGGCAACGGGCGTGAATTCAACTTCTTCGATTATATCCCGCGTGATATGATCGGGCGCAGACTCGAGTCCTCCAACATCCGTTGGGAACCCGCAGGTCGCTATTTTGCAGGAATCCGTGACAGATACCACAACGTCGTCTTGAACTCGCAGGTCTGGGATTGCCAGTTCTGCGGTGAGATCTCAAAGCACCTTTACATGTCGGGCATGCCACGTCTCATGGACATGCGTAAGTGGCTTGTCTATGCGATTCCGATTTGTCGTACTCTTGGGCCGTGCGACCGAAAAGCCGTTATGTTGGTCGACCAAATTTTTAGAGAGCGATTCCCAAGGGTTGCTATTCCTGATGGTCCTTGCTGTGAAGTGTGTGGATTCATCCACAAACTTAAGCAGTGTACTCGATGCAAGATGATCCAGTAA
- the TRR1 gene encoding thioredoxin-disulfide reductase (EggNog:ENOG410PF9Q~COG:O~BUSCO:8875at33183), which yields MAHSKVIIIGSGPAAHTAAIYLSRAELKPVMYEGMLANGTAAGGQLTTTTDVENFPGFPAGVGGTELMTKMREQSIRFGTEIITETISRVDLSSRPFKLWKEWSDGPDDAPAHTADALIIATGANARRLDLPGEDKYWQNGISACAVCDGAVPIFRNKPLFVIGGGDSAAEEAMFLTKYGSSVTVLVRRDKLRASKTMATRLLNHPKVEVKFNTVAVEVQGEPQPRGLMTHLKIKNVVTGNEEVVPANGLFYAVGHEPATGLIKGQVETDSDGYIATKPGTSYTSVEGVFAAGDVQDKRYRQAITSAGSGCIAALEAEKYIAELGDVEQPANTIQQSATQAEKELEENPPASLEYKSNPLL from the exons ATGGCGCACTCCAAAGTCATCA TCATCGGCTCCGGCCCCGCCGCCCACACGGCCGCTATCTACCTCTCGCGCGCAGAGCTCAAGCCTGTCATGTACGAGGGCATGCTTGCCAACGGCACCGCTGCAGGTGGCCAACTGACCACCACCACCGACGTCGAGAACTTCCCCGGTTTTCCCGCCGGTGTCGGAGGCACCGAGCTCATGACCAAGATGCGCGAGCAGTCGATTCGCTTCGGAACAGAGATCATCACAGAGACTATTTCGCGTGTGGACCTCTCTAGCCGCCCGTTTAAGCTGTGGAAAGAATGGTCCGATGGACCCGATGATGCTCCCGCACATACCGCGGATGCTTTGATCATTGCCACTGGTGCTAATGCGCGTCGGTTGGATTTGCCCGGTGAAGACAAGTACTGGCAGAACGGAATCAGCGCGTGTGCTGTGTGCGACGGTGCGGTGCCAATTTTCCGAAACAAGCCACTGTTTGTGATCGGTGGAGGAGATTCTGCCGCTGAAGAGGCGATGTTCTTGACAAAATACGGCAGCAGCGTGACTGTGCTTGTACGCCGGGACAAATTACGAGCTAGCAAGACCATGGCTACCAGATTACTGAATCATCCAAAGGTTGAAGTGAAGTTCAACACCGTGGCCGTTGAAGTCCAGGGCGAGCCGCAGCCAAGGGGCTTGATGACCCATTTGAAGATCAAGAACGTGGTCACTGGTAATGAGGAGGTTGTTCCTGCTAATGGACTCTTCTACGCTGTTGGACACGAGCCTGCCACCGGATTGATAAAGGGCCAGGTTGAGACCGATTCAGACGGCTATATTGCCACCAAGCCAGGAACTAGTTACACAAGTGTCGAGGGTGTCTTTGCAGCGGGAGATGTACAAGATAAGAGATATAGACAAGCTATCACCAGTGCAG GGTCTGGTTGTATCGCTGCGCTCGAGGCCGAGAAGTATATCGCTGAGTTAGGTGACGTCGAACAACCAGCAAATACGATACAACAATCTGCGACACAGGCAGAGAAGGAACTCGAAGAGAACCCCCCTGCTTCATTGGAGTATAAATCCAACCCCTTGCTGTAG
- a CDS encoding uncharacterized protein (EggNog:ENOG410PGCZ~COG:S), with amino-acid sequence MDPVRSLSKVGLFGSSETKVGSGAEHLDDHWTAKLHKLERRWLIEDLQELAAEKSVRITILGGDANLAAMGQFYTDPKLEIPKDQDYRYMPNVVSSPIVNAPLPQMMSDALNRRNKVHAVDTKTMEDMRPIFTHDVDGKPRNNKRLLPRRNWCCIREYAPGSTPIDTPSEPSTPEPPRVGNLARSLSLSRGEGRGLGRSFSLSRRFSARGPPPSRYEPAEYTQRSMSYDGSQPLEARDSPSQQGQAHPSQQADGREPEPGDFIRRRTDLSAKQIKQALKRGNDTHHFINLEGGLDITLNCEVSPSDPAGITTPYRVLVPALSFNGEFEPSIPLQKRRWWMLRRKKPETTQHEDNSDGEYDYHTNQGAERPYTPPAQEKQGQFSSPEGVGQGYGGVEAYRPKKKSVTISNPSN; translated from the exons ATGGATCCTGTCCGATCGCTGAGCAAAGTTGGATTGTTCGGGAGCTCAGAGACTAAAGTCGGGAGCGGTGCAGAACACTTGGATGACCATTGGACCGCAAAATTGCATAAGCTTGAACGGAGATGGTTGATCGAGGACCTTCAAGAACTCGCGGCAGAGAAATCCGTCCGAATTACCATTCTGGG AGGCGACGCGAATTTGGCGGCAATGGGCCAGTTCTACACGGACCCGAAGCTAGAGATTCCGAAGGATCAGGATTACAGATATATGCCAAACGTGGTCTCTTCACCGATTGTCAATGCACCCCTGCCACAAATGATGAGTGACGCACTTAATCGGCGAAACAAGGTTCATGCCGTGGATACGAAAACAATGGAGGACATGAGACCGATATTCACCCACGACGTTGACGGCAAGCCCAGAAATAATAAGCGTCTCCTGCCAAGAAGGAACTGGTGTTGCATCCGGGAATACGCTCCAG GTTCAACGCCAATTGACACACCTTCAGAGCCAAGCACCCCGGAACCCCCCAGGGTGGGGAACCTTGCTAGATCGTTGTCACTTAGTCGCGGGGAGGGCCGAGGTTTGGGGAGGTCgttttctctctctcgccGGTTTTCAGCTCGCGGACCGCCACCATCGAGATATGAACCAGCGGAATACACTCAGCGCAGCATGAGCTACGATGGCTCGCAACCCTTGGAGGCGCGAGATAGCCCATCACAGCAGGGACAGGCTCACCCTTCCCAGCAAGCCGACGGAAGAGAACCCGAGCCCGGGGATTTCATCCGACGACGTACTGATTTAAGTgcaaagcagatcaagcaAGCACTCAAACGAGGAAATGACACGCATCATTTCATTAACCTTGAGGGTGGATTGGATATCACGTTGAACTGCGAAGTAAGTCCGAGTGATCCTGCTGGCATCACGACGCCGTACAGGGTCCTCGTACCTGCATTATCATTTAACGGCGAGTTTGAGCCTAGCATCCCTCTCCAGAAGAGACGGTGGTGGATGCTCAGACGAAAGAAGCCAGAAACAACGCAACACGAGGATAACAGCGATGGAGAGTATGATTATCACACCAACCAGGGTGCCGAGAGGCCATATACCCCGCCGGCGCAGGAGAAACAGGGTCAATTCTCATCCCCTGAAGGCGTGGGACAGGGATACGGTGGCGTGGAAGCGTACCGGCcgaagaaaaaaag TGTCACAATTTCAAATCCCAGTAATTAA
- a CDS encoding uncharacterized protein (EggNog:ENOG410PGCZ~COG:S) has product MSSAQRQATTTRSRSASNTQIPANGKFYTKSTQPPFDSEYDDQCALPSTREAPIIRGNSFRRSHGPEQSTRVGVRSFAERARNLPPERRLPEPPRSSPTETVHGTTSIGTSPANPNSRSSSVQNTASSIYQSPPAPRSIPQSQPSEPPSPVAQSNPDAVPKKDDKRRRDRDWAPARSPLQKLEVTLKDISKEEKRARVEEAEMLLREAKAGRQNRRISQDVRPSPRLKENSHTTETMSQQPPTLEEAGLTRSLSTKQRERLQQSAVIESTKPSPGRFSTDREGFDYQPLESEGLREPMASEMVNQVRARPDQDPEFSLDGGAYQFMAAANDDESTPQQRVAQPSVNQFKSRGYAEDRRSWQHPHANPPSFTPAAPVQRSNSRKLQKPILRELREQPATEYPANTSPAFNASRTKPYDQARALSSPDPKDQPSHINKPVDGLRATNDDPVGQGYANASNEAQSDDLDSITGLKKSENKQKRVSVTFAVPPPTPPPLDEWRNATVGFLLRDDFKFQSLDGKAWWEGKDPERRKRNQSVSQNIPRPSPKIKKNTPFEPPLYLKCGPLLRFTGIKRERIDSRTGPAEREIWRGSIMIATKDSASSYDIPPTLRIFSQPRDLLPPPPTEIRPEHGELAPEYVDPIAGLTKLSRNGKLLYVKPVDHVEEAKDLCFVENEDGLFEESPSPLDYSTSNRVGKSPDARVGDLDGESVGRYKEIPGFRLYADSARDVTFWRFNIQIELGSKQEHIAYRINQGSAQGFWVPAKGQMMNIMFHSGNCFGASVDTDKFSGPDPLWRDALNVHQTRPFHVMIGGGSQIYNDAVAFETEHFQNWLDIKVKYEKYQHPFNLDIKAELEEFYLDNYLRWFSQGLFSMASAQIPMVNMWDDHDIISGFGSYSDELMTSPVFSGLGNIAFKYYMLFQHQSVPEETQLNEPSWIMGPAPGPFIEQKSRSIFVHLGRRAALLAVDCRTERTRYDILSDDTYDLIWNRCHEEIIKGETKHLLVLISIPVAYPRMVRVSSVHSE; this is encoded by the exons ATGTCGTCGGCCCAGCGACAAGCAACAACTACGCGATCCAGATCCGCTTCGAACACGCAGATCCCTGCGAACGGGAAATTTTACACCAAATCTACCCAACCGCCATTCGATTCAGAGTATGACGACCAATGCGCCCTGCCATCGACTCGTGAAGCTCCTATTATACGTGGAAACTCATTTCGGCGTTCACATGGCCCAGAACAGTCAACCCGTGTTGGAGTGAGGTCTTTCGCGGAGCGTGCGAGGAATCTCCCACCTGAGCGCAGGCTTCCAGAGCCGCCTCGTTCAAGTCCAACGGAGACTGTTCACGGTACTACGTCGATAGGGACTTCCCCCGCAAATCCAAATTCTAGATCGTCGTCGGTCCAAAATACAGCGAGCAGTATATACCAATCTCCCCCCGCTCCACGTTCTATACCGCAATCACAGCCTAGCGAACCGCCTTCCCCTGTGGCCCAATCAAACCCAGACGCCGTTCCAAAGAAAGATGATAAACGACGGCGTGATCGCGACTGGGCGCCCGCCCGATCTCCCTTGCAGAAATTGGAGGTCACATTGAAGGATATCAGCAAGGAAGAGAAACGCGCGAGGGTGGAAGAAGCGGAGATGCTGCTGAGAGAGGCCAAAGCCGGGCGTCAGAATCGTCGCATTAGTCAGGACGTGCGTCCGAGTCCGAGACTGAAGGAGAATAGCCACACTACAGAAACTATGTCTCAGCAGCCGCCGACCCTCGAGGAAGCTGGGCTGACAAGAAGTCTAAGCACTAAACAACGAGAACGGCTACAGCAAAGTGCTGTGATAGAATCAACGAAACCCTCACCTGGTCGGTTTTCAACTGATCGTGAAGGATTCGATTATCAGCCACTGGAATCAGAAGGATTGAGGGAACCTATGGCGTCCGAGATGGTTAATCAAGTGCGTGCTAGGCCGGATCAAGATCCTGAATTTTCCCTCGATGGAGGAGCATATCAATTCATGGCTGCGGCCAACGACGACGAGTCGACTCCACAGCAGAGAGTAGCACAACCGTCTGTAAATCAGTTCAAAAGCCGGGGTTACGCTGAGGACAGACGCTCATGGCAGCATCCACATGCCAATCCTCCTTCATTTACACCGGCCGCGCCTGTACAGAGGAGCAACAGCCGAAAACTTCAAAAGCCTATTCTTCGGGAACTTAGAGAACAGCCTGCGACAGAATATCCTGCCAATACAAGCCCAGCTTTCAACGCCAGTAGAACGAAACCGTACGATCAGGCTCGGGCGCTAAGCTCGCCGGACCCCAAGGACCAGCCTTCACACATCAATAAGCCCGTGGATGGGCTACGGGCGACTAACGATGATCCAGTGGGCCAAGGGTATGCCAATGCCAGCAATGAGGCCCAATCGGACGACCTGGACTCCATAACAGGACTGAAAAAGAGTGAAAATAAACAGAAGCGAGTTTCCGTTACGTTTGCTGTTCCTCCTCCGACTCCGCCGCCGCTTGATGAATGGAGAAATGCAACAGTGGGCTTTTTGCTACGGGATGACTTCAAATTTCAAAGCCTTGACGGAAAGGCCTGGTGGGAAGGAAAGGACCCAGAGAGACGCAAGAGAAATCAATCTGTATCCCAGAATATACCCCGGCCTTCTCCCAAAATAAAGA AAAACACTCCGTTTGAACCACCTCTATACTTAAAGTGCGGACCGCTACTTCGATTCACCGGTATAAAACGGGAGCGAATTGACAGTCGTACCGGGCCCGCTGAGAGAGAAATTTGGAGAGGAAGCATCATGATTGCTACCAAGGACTCTGCGTCTTCATATGATATTCCGCCAACGCTTCGCATTTTTTCTCAGCCTCGAGATTTGTTACCTCCACCACCCACCGAAATTCGCCCTGAACACGGGGAGCTTGCACCAGAATACGTTGATCCGATTGCAGGGCTCACAAAGCTCTCGAGAAACGGAAAGCTACTCTATGTCAAACCTGTGGACCACGTCGAAGAGGCAAAGGACCTCTGTTTTGTTGAAAATGAAGACGGCCTTTTTGAAGAGTCACCCAGCCCCTTGGACTACAGCACCAGCAACCGGGTCGGTAAATCGCCTGATGCGAGAGTCGGAGACCTAGACGGGGAATCCGTTGGAAGATACAAAGAGATCCCGGGATTCCGACTTTACGCCGACTCAGCAAGAGACGTGACTTTCTGGCGGTTCAACATTCAGATCGAGCTCGGAAGCAAACAAGAGCACATCGCCTACCGTATCAACCAAGGTTCTGCTCAGGGTTTTTGGGTTCCAGCGAAAGGGCAGATGATGAACATCATGTTCCACAGCGGCAATTGCTTCGGGGCGTCCGTTGACACTGATAAATTTAGCGGACCCGATCCGTTATGGCGGGATGCTCTCAACGTCCACCAGACACGGCCATTCCACGTCATGATCGGCGGTGGATCTCAGATATACAATGATGCTGTAGCCTTCGAGACCGAACACTTTCAAAACTGGCTGGATATAAAAGTCAAATATGAAAAATACCAGCACCCGTTCAATCTAGATATCAAGGCCGAACTCGAGGAGTTTTATTTGGATAACTACCTGCGATGGTTTTCTCAGGGTCTGTTTAGCATGGCAAGTGCCCAGATACCGATGGTTAACATGTGGGACGATCATGATATAATTAGCGGATTCGGATCTTATTCGGATGAACTTATGACCTCACCAGTATTTTCGGGATTGGGAAATATTGCGTTCAAGTATTACATGCTTTTCCAGCACCAGAGCGTTCCGGAAGAGACGCAGTTGAACGAACCAAGTTGGATAATGGGTCCCGCTCCGGGTCCCTTTATTGAACAGAAAAGTCGAAGTATTTTTGTACACTTGGGTAGGCGGGCGGCACTTTTGGCGGTAGACTGCCGAACTGAACGGACC CGATACGATATTTTGAGCGACGACACGTATGATTTGATTTGGAATCGCTGTCACGAAGAGATCATAAAGGGAGAAACGAAGCATCTTCTCGTGCTCATTTCAATTCCCGTCGCCTATCCAAGAATGGTACGTGTAAGCTCCGTGCACTCTGAATAA